A single Desulfovibrio gilichinskyi DNA region contains:
- a CDS encoding nitrogenase component 1 has product MSNVKTKVERANFVSTTNACKLCTPLGASLAFRGVEGAIPFQHGSQGCSTYMRRYIISHFREPVDIASSALGEKNAIYGGGPNLKKGILNVMKKYDPQLIGIATTCLTETIGDDVPRILFEFRKEFGDLNLPELVSVSTPSYNGTHMDGWHGAVCSLVEQLCTEQAEKDGSVNILPNMISCEDIRELRDICERFDVEATILPDISETLDAPALEDYVKIPTGGTPIKSIKEMSGASATIEFGRCLGDKTGGVALEKKFGVKNYRIGIPMGLRETDALFDTLEEITGTPTPRRYELERGRLIDAYVDGHKYVFGKRAIVYGEEDLVTGLCSFLSEIGVEVVLAGTGARGKGLAKAIAAATEGVARKMPIVREGVDFHDIADEAEELKPDLMIGHSKGYKYAKAWNIPLIRVGFPIHDRFGGQRILHIGYSGALSLFDKIVNSVLEKKQSDSDIGYGYL; this is encoded by the coding sequence ATGAGTAACGTTAAAACTAAAGTGGAAAGAGCTAATTTTGTTTCCACCACCAACGCCTGCAAGCTTTGCACGCCACTCGGGGCCTCACTGGCTTTCCGCGGAGTTGAAGGAGCCATCCCGTTCCAGCACGGTTCACAGGGATGCTCAACATATATGAGACGATATATTATCAGTCATTTCCGCGAACCGGTTGATATTGCTTCGTCTGCACTCGGCGAAAAAAATGCCATTTACGGCGGCGGACCGAATCTTAAAAAAGGCATCTTGAATGTCATGAAAAAGTACGATCCGCAGCTTATCGGTATCGCAACAACCTGCCTTACCGAAACCATCGGCGATGACGTTCCAAGAATTCTATTTGAATTCCGCAAGGAATTCGGTGATCTTAACCTGCCTGAATTAGTCAGTGTTTCGACCCCGAGTTACAACGGAACGCACATGGACGGCTGGCATGGAGCTGTATGTTCATTAGTCGAACAGCTCTGCACAGAGCAGGCTGAAAAAGACGGCAGTGTGAACATTCTTCCGAACATGATTTCCTGTGAAGATATTCGTGAACTGCGCGATATTTGTGAAAGATTTGATGTAGAAGCTACTATTTTACCTGACATTTCTGAAACTCTGGACGCTCCGGCACTTGAGGATTATGTAAAAATTCCTACAGGCGGAACCCCGATTAAGAGCATTAAAGAAATGTCAGGAGCCAGTGCGACAATCGAATTCGGTCGCTGCCTTGGAGATAAAACCGGCGGTGTTGCTCTTGAAAAGAAATTCGGAGTCAAAAATTATCGCATAGGCATTCCTATGGGGCTGCGTGAAACAGACGCACTCTTTGATACACTTGAAGAAATAACCGGAACCCCTACTCCGCGTCGTTATGAACTGGAACGCGGTCGTTTGATCGACGCATATGTCGATGGACACAAATATGTTTTTGGAAAGCGCGCAATTGTTTACGGCGAAGAAGATCTGGTGACAGGACTCTGCTCTTTCCTGAGTGAAATAGGAGTCGAAGTTGTGCTCGCCGGAACCGGAGCACGCGGCAAAGGTCTGGCAAAAGCAATTGCTGCTGCAACCGAAGGCGTAGCCAGAAAAATGCCTATAGTTCGCGAAGGCGTAGACTTTCACGACATAGCTGACGAGGCTGAAGAATTGAAACCGGACCTGATGATCGGTCATTCCAAGGGTTATAAATACGCAAAAGCATGGAATATCCCGCTTATCCGCGTAGGTTTCCCGATTCATGACCGTTTCGGAGGTCAGCGCATTCTTCATATCGGATACAGCGGAGCACTCTCACTTTTCGATAAAATCGTAAACTCCGTACTTGAAAAGAAACAGAGCGACAGCGATATCGGCTACGGATACCTGTAA
- a CDS encoding radical SAM protein, producing MKDTTKHPCFNKETAGSCGRVHLPVAPKCNIQCNYCNRKYDCVNESRPGVTSGVLKPFQAAEYMDQVLTKEPRITVAGIAGPGDPFANPAETLETMRLLNKKHPHLLFCLSSNGMGILPYLDDIKELGVSHVTITISAVDPKIGAKLYAWVKDGNVVYRGEQGAEVLLERQLAAIKGLKERGIIVKINSIVVPGINEDHLVEVAKVVSELGADIQNMIPLKPTADTLFADVKEPGHEIIGPLRKEAGKVIDQMTHCKRCRADAVGLLGDDQSASLCGTLQACSKLTPIEPKAARPYVAVASREGMLINQHLGEAKSFYIWGEGENGTYRLIEERQAPKSGCGPKRWADLAAALKDCRAVLCAAVGQTPQLALEENGIDCHVVSGFVEDGLTAVYTSGDLSKLSGRRGGIAGGCCTGTGTSCG from the coding sequence ATGAAAGATACAACCAAGCACCCATGCTTCAACAAGGAAACAGCAGGCTCATGCGGCCGTGTACATCTCCCCGTCGCACCTAAGTGTAATATTCAGTGCAACTACTGTAATAGAAAATATGATTGCGTAAATGAATCACGCCCGGGCGTAACCAGCGGAGTGCTGAAGCCGTTTCAGGCCGCAGAATATATGGATCAGGTTCTTACAAAAGAACCGCGTATCACGGTTGCAGGCATCGCCGGCCCCGGTGACCCTTTTGCAAACCCTGCTGAAACACTTGAGACGATGCGTCTGCTCAACAAAAAACATCCGCATCTTCTTTTCTGTCTGTCCTCCAACGGCATGGGCATACTGCCTTATCTGGATGACATCAAAGAACTTGGAGTATCACACGTAACTATTACCATCAGCGCAGTAGACCCTAAAATCGGTGCAAAACTTTATGCATGGGTTAAAGACGGAAATGTTGTGTACCGCGGCGAACAAGGTGCTGAAGTACTCTTAGAACGCCAGCTTGCAGCAATCAAAGGACTTAAGGAACGCGGAATTATCGTTAAAATAAACTCTATCGTTGTTCCCGGTATTAACGAAGACCATCTGGTTGAAGTTGCAAAAGTCGTTTCAGAGCTAGGAGCGGACATCCAGAACATGATTCCCCTTAAGCCGACAGCAGATACTCTTTTTGCAGACGTGAAAGAGCCAGGGCATGAAATAATCGGACCTCTGCGCAAAGAAGCAGGTAAAGTCATCGATCAGATGACGCATTGCAAGCGTTGCCGCGCTGACGCTGTTGGACTTCTCGGTGATGATCAGTCCGCATCTCTTTGCGGAACTCTTCAGGCATGTTCTAAGCTTACTCCGATTGAACCTAAAGCTGCGCGTCCCTACGTTGCTGTTGCCAGCCGTGAAGGAATGCTGATTAATCAGCACTTAGGTGAAGCTAAATCATTTTATATCTGGGGTGAAGGCGAAAATGGAACCTATCGTCTTATAGAAGAACGTCAGGCACCTAAATCCGGCTGCGGTCCGAAACGCTGGGCAGACCTTGCCGCGGCACTTAAAGATTGCCGCGCAGTTTTATGCGCCGCAGTAGGCCAGACACCGCAGCTCGCCCTTGAAGAAAACGGAATCGACTGCCATGTCGTAAGCGGGTTTGTTGAAGATGGATTAACCGCTGTCTACACTTCAGGTGATCTAAGTAAATTAAGCGGTCGCAGAGGCGGAATCGCAGGCGGCTGTTGCACCGGAACAGGTACAAGCTGCGGCTAG